AAGGCCAGGCGCGGATTCGCGGATTCCAGCCAGGGCTGGAAGGTCTGCCACGCCTCATAGGGCTGCAGCACGCGCTGCGCCCGCCCCCAGACCGACAGGCCCGGCGGCGCCATCAGCACCTCCTCGGAAGCGCCGAGCAGCGAAGAGAGCCGCTCCACCATCGGACGCAGGGCGGCGGCGAGCGCCTCATCCGCGAAGCCGAAGGCGTCGGTCGCGATCAGCAGCTTCGTGGGCAGCGCTTCCGGTATCGCCTCCTGCAGCAGGACCGCGGACACCCGCGCGAAGGTTGCGGCGTCGCGGGCAAACCAGCCGGCTGTATCGGAACTCGGTGCCTGCGGCATAAGACCTGCGACGCTGACCCGTCCATGCGTCGGGCGGATGCCGTACAGCCCGCAGAAGCTGGAGGGCACGCGCACCGACCCGCCGGTATCGGTCCCCAGCGCGGTGTCGCACAGCCCGGCCGCCACGGCGGCGGCGGAGCCAGAGGATGACCCGCCAGGCACCCGGTCGGGTGCGGCACTGTTCAGCGGCGTGCCGTCATAGGCACTCTCGCCGAAAATACCGAGCGAGACCTCGTCGGTGATCGTCTTGCCGATCAGCGTGGCGCCGGCATCGAGCAGCGCCTGAACCGTCCAGGCATGCGCCGTCGGAACGCGATAGTTCTTCGCCCAGTCATGGTTGCCGCCGCCGGTCGGATGACCCGCCACATCGAACAGATCCTTCGCCGCGAAGCTGAGGCCGGAGAGCGGCCCGCCCGGCTTGCCTTCGATCCTGACCGACGTTCCCGGCACGAAGGCGTTTATCCGATCCTGCACCTGCGACCCTCCCCTGCGTGATTGATCCTCGACAAAACGAACAGCTGCCGGAAGGATGCAGCGAACCAACCGCAGCCGGATTGCGACCCTTCATGGAGATCTTGCTCGATATCATCGTCCCGGTTTTCGGGATCGTGTTCCTGGGCTATGGCGTCGCCCGATTCGGCCTGTTCTCGGAGGGAGCCACCAAGGGCCTCAGCACCTTCGTGTTCAATTTCGCGATCCCGGCGCTGATGTTCCGCGCCATGGCGACGCAGGACTTCCCCGAGGAAGTCGAATGGGGCTTCCTGATCGCCTATTTCGGCGGCGGCTACATCGCCTGGGCA
This genomic interval from Oceanibaculum indicum P24 contains the following:
- a CDS encoding amidase, which gives rise to MQDRINAFVPGTSVRIEGKPGGPLSGLSFAAKDLFDVAGHPTGGGNHDWAKNYRVPTAHAWTVQALLDAGATLIGKTITDEVSLGIFGESAYDGTPLNSAAPDRVPGGSSSGSAAAVAAGLCDTALGTDTGGSVRVPSSFCGLYGIRPTHGRVSVAGLMPQAPSSDTAGWFARDAATFARVSAVLLQEAIPEALPTKLLIATDAFGFADEALAAALRPMVERLSSLLGASEEVLMAPPGLSVWGRAQRVLQPYEAWQTFQPWLESANPRLAFTVARGLIAGSQVTQEERNWANLMRQEVRGRLRYLLPAGTILCLPTTPFPAPLRGRSVPDQQADRDRILCLCAHGGLAGMPQVNLPGSMVDGLPIGLSVLGGPGTDATLIAVAKAMEEKR